The proteins below come from a single Miscanthus floridulus cultivar M001 chromosome 1, ASM1932011v1, whole genome shotgun sequence genomic window:
- the LOC136486317 gene encoding protein YABBY 3-like: MSSSSSSSSAASAATVFPPSPQLPPPLLVENLPPLHQLTPVAAAAPASEQLCYVHCHFCDTVLVVSVPTSSLFKTVTVRCGHCSSLLTINMRGLLFPGTPANTATAAAPPPAAVTSTITTITTALAPATSLNNGQFHFPQSLNLAPNPHHQSLLLDEISSAANPSLQLLEQHGLGGLIPSGRNAAAPPPHPSLAAGKGAKEPSPRTNPVINRPPEKRQRVPSAYNRFIKDEIQRIKAGNPDISHREAFSAAAKNWAHFPHIHFGLMPDHQGLKKTSLLPQDHQIRKDGLLKEGLYAAAANMGVAPY, encoded by the exons atgtcgtcctcgtcctcgtcgtcctccgctGCCTCCGCGGCCACGGTGTTCCCGCCGTCCCCGCAGCTGCCGCCTCCTCTCCTGGTGGAGAACCTCCCGCCGCTGCACCAGCTCACGCCGGTAGCCGCGGCCGCACCGGCCTCCGAGCAGCTCTGCTACGTGCACTGCCACTTCTGCGACACCGTCCTCGTC GTGAGCGTGCCTACGAGCAGCTTGTTCAAGACGGTGACGGTACGATGCGGCCACTGCAGCAGCTTGCTCACCATCAACATGAGGGGCCTTCTCTTCCCGGGAACGCCGGCGAACACAGCCACGGCGGCCGCCCCACCACCAGCTGCTGTCACCAGTActatcaccaccatcaccacggcGCTGGCGCCGGCCACCTCGCTCAACAACGGGCAGTTCCACTTCCCCCAGTCGCTCAACCTCGCGCCCAACCCTCACCACCAATCCCTCCTGCTG GACGAGATATCCAGCGCCGCGAACCCGAGCCTGCAGTTGCTGGAGCAGCACGGCCTCGGCGGCCTGATCCCCAGCGGCAGGAACGCTGCCGCGCCGCCCCCGCACCCATCGCTTGCAGCGGGTAAAGGGGCCAAAGAACCGTCGCCGCGCACTAACCCCGTCATCAACAGAC CTCCGGAGAAGAGGCAGCGCGTGCCGTCGGCGTACAACCGCTTCATCAA GGACGAAATCCAACGCATCAAGGCTGGCAATCCCGACATCTCGCACAGGGAGGCCTTCAGCGCGGCGGCCAAGAAC TGGGCGCACTTTCCACACATCCACTTTGGACTCATGCCGGATCACCAGGGGCTCAAGAAGACAAGCCTGCTACCTCAG GATCACCAGATCAGAAAGGACGGGCTTCTAAAGGAAGGGCTCTACGCGGCGGCAGCCAACATGGGGGTTGCTCCATACTAA